The following proteins are encoded in a genomic region of Colletotrichum higginsianum IMI 349063 chromosome 9, whole genome shotgun sequence:
- a CDS encoding leucine carboxyl methyltransferase, translated as MSPKPPKMSSSAQKTRGTQALDDLIMALNSLEKKCRTLYIHTYLPSSLRRCAHTVKERLYYPDEPHYFRFFVKKFQRRAPLINRGYHLRLKVIDTLVRRFLQKPSPRKKVIVNLGCGSDVLPWQCEVRYPESCQGVTFVDVDYPDLIQKKRQIVLETPELQGLLETWEVSHDSPIVLKSQKYCQVGCDLRQLATLQTCLDTLFDVPNTEFLFVAEVSITYMDTKGADGVIGWASTLRHAEFCLLEQILPDGPDHPFAHTMLKHFNKLNTQLKSVHRYPTIASQKKRFESLGWPSTESWTLWETWSDDLFMTAAERRALDTVEAFDEWEEFALFASHYFVIVASTPHPEIKGRVSRSLGELDVQSCRTPMSTSGYEAGRGHRRFGAAMLVEAPDGQKFISHSFGQGPNGRPSSEDVYQISDQPVAPSSSREGPSSRVCHTLTDLGSIGVLLAGGRASPSTAFNDCWLFKKVFNTWERVQDLPCPVFRHSVTRLGSSSLALLAGGKTNHFQASAEYFLFDPTKGWVKCRTQSAPPSLYGATFVYTGSHGPRNFVGFLMGGNLEDGIINQTVYTWTLDLSDAEPSLSFAQQTSRDDQTPSILSRFGSIAVQSNGYVLLFGGVIKDLQLPSAYDILVLKTTAGGEVDVVTRVDGTDGSTIIRPFIVGSSVVPYGNGNLAIVGGGATCFSMGTCWTAGSYSFRFDDGRTVRQSDIALPLSQPETVKYLETVEVTTGDKEAVVQSLAPVEMRTIPRVQVETAEEFLKILEAGKPVVIEGSDIGPCKSIWSADYLVNNVGPERKVSVHESATEKMDFNAKNFRYVTKDFGDFVREAQEGKRLYLRALSKDEPSNLPTQLAADYPSLAKDFALPPQLGFVDQNAFSSVLRISGPVNMWLHYDVMANVYAQVVGSKRLILFPPSDVSHFAFAPGASSSSVDVFSSLDAGSLRGVHPHEAAVQPGDILFLPPLWLHTATPTSDMSVAVNIFFRNLEKGYSVGRDVYGNRDLAAYEKARQDIARIGSSFSKLPLDAREFYIRRLADELLQSTKSL; from the exons ATGAGTCCCAAACCACCCAAgatgtcgtcctcggctCAGAAGACCCGTGGCACACAGGCCTTGGACGACCTCATCATGGCT CTCAATAGTCTCGAAAAGAAGTGTCGTACGTTATATATCcacacctacctacccagcTCACTGAGAAGGTGTGCTCATACCGTCAAGGAACGTCTCTATTACCCTGACGAGCCGCACTATTTCCGCTTCTTTGTCAAAAAGTTTCAGCGGAGGGCTCCGCTCATCAACAGAGGCTACCATTTGCGCCTTAAAGTCATCGATACCCTTGTGCGCCGCTTCCTCCAGAAGCCTTCTCCCCGGAAGAAGGTCATCGTCAATCTTGGGTGCGGAAG TGACGTTCTACCCTGGCAATGCGAGGTTCGCTACCCCGAATCGTGCCAAGGCGTTACgttcgtcgacgtcgatTATCCGGATCTCATCCAGAAGAAGCGCCAGATCGTCCTGGAGACCCCTGAGCTCCAAGGCCTCCTAGAGACCTGGGAAGTTAGCCATGATTCTCCCATCGTCCTCAAGAGTCAGAAATACTGCCAGGTGGGATGTGATCTCCGGCAGCTAGCGACCCTGCAAACCTGCCTGGATACCTTGTTCGACGTGCCCAATACAGAATTTCTCTTCGTGGCCGAAGTGTCCATCACTTACATGGACACAAAAGGTGCCGATGGAGTCATCGGCTGGGCAAGTACTTTGAGACATG CCGAGTTTTGTCTGCTAGAGCAAATCCTGCCGGATGGGCCTGACCACCCGTTCGCTCACACGATGCTGAAGCATTTCAACAAGCTAAACACACAGCTAAAGTCGGTCCACCGCTATCCTACTATAGCCAGCCAGAAGAAGCGTTTTGAGTCCCTTGGGTGGCCGTCAACAGAGAGCTGGACACTCTGGGAAACATGGTCCGATGACCTGTTTATGACGGCTGCCGAGAGAAGGGCCCTCGATACTGTTGAGGCTTTCGACGAGTGGGAGGAGTTTGCCCTCTTTGCCAGCCACTATTTTGTCATAGTTGCCTCCACTCCACACCCCGAAATCAAGGGGCGTGTCTCCAGGTCTCTGGGAGAACTCGACGTTCAGTCATGCCGAACTCCCATGAGCACAAGTGGCTACGAGGCCGGCCGAGGGCACCGACGCTTCGGCGCTGCCATGCTTGTCGAAGCCCCGGACGGCCAGAAATTCATATCGCACAGCTTCGGACAAGGCCCGAATGGTCGACCCAGCTCCGAGGACGTGTATCAGATCTCCGACCAACCTGTCGCACCTAGCTCATCCAGAGAGGGGCCATCGAGCCGAGTCTGTCATACCCTCACAGACCTGGGCAGCATCGGTGTTCTTTTGGCAGGTGGTCGTGCATCGCCATCCACCGCTTTCAATGATTGTTGGCTTTTCAAAAAGGTATTCAATACCTGGGAACGAGTGCAGGACCTCCCGTGTCCTGTTTTCAGACACTCTGTGACACGGCTGGGCTCGTCGTCTCTCGCCCTGCTTGCTGGTGGAAAGACCAACCACTTTCAGGCGTCGGCTGAGTATTTCCTCTTCGATCCCACCAAAGGATGGGTCAAGTGTAGAACACAATCTGCGCCGCCTTCGCTGTATGGCGCCACCTTTGTCTACACAGGCAGTCACGGACCTCGCAATTTTGTGGGCTTTCTCATGGGAGGTAATCTCGAGGATGGCATAATCAATCAGACTGTCTACACATGGACGTTGGATCTGTCTGATGCAGAG CCTTCGCTGTCATTTGCACAACAGACGTCTCGAGATGATCAGACGCCTAGCATCTTGTCGAGGTTTGGTTCTATTGCCGTTCAGTCCAACGGATACGTCCTCCTGTTTGGCGGAGTGATCAAAGACCTGCAGCTGCCGTCGGCATACGATATTCTTGTTCtcaagacgacggcgggagGCGAGGTGGATGTGGTTACCCGGGTCGACGGCACAGACGGATCCACAATCATACGTCCGTTTATTGTTGGTTCCTCCGTCGTACCCTACGGAAACGGAAacctcgccatcgtcggcggcggtgcgaCGTGCTTCTCGATGGGGACATGCTGGACGGCAGGAAGCTATAGTTTCCGCTTCGATGATGGGCGAACTGTGCGCCAGAGCGATATAGCACTTCCTTTGTCGCAGCCCGAGACCGTGAAGTACCTGGAGACGGTGGAGGTCACTACGGGCGACAAAGAGGCTGTTGTCCAATCATTGGCCCCAGTCGAGATGCGGACCATCCCGCGTGTCCAAGTCGAGACGGCAGAGGAATTCCTTAAGATCCTCGAAGCTGGCAAACCTGTCGTTATTGAAGGATCGGACATTGGGCCCTGCAAATCTATCTGGTCTGCTGACTACCTAGTCAACAACGTAGGCCCTGAACGCAAG GTCTCTGTACACGAGTCCGCCACCGAGAAGATGGACTTCAACGCCAAGAATTTTCGCTACGTTACTAAAGACTTTGGGGACTTTGTTCGGGAAGCTCAGGAGGGAAAGCGACTGTACCTGAGGGCGCTCTCCAAGGACGAACCATCGAACCTCCCCACCCAGCTCGCCGCTGACTACCCGTCGTTGGCGAAGGATTTTGCCTTGCCACCCCAGCTCGGTTTCGTAGACCAAAACGCATTCAGCTCTGTGCTGCGCATCTCCGGCCCGGTGAACATGTGGTTGCACTACGAC GTTATGGCGAATGTCTACGCCCAAGTCGTCGGCTCCAAACGTCTCATCCTGTTCCCTCCCTCAGACGTATCTCATTTCGCCTTCGCCCCAGGTGCATCCAGTTCTAGCGTCGACGTCTTCTCATCACTCGACGCAGGCTCTCTGCGAGGCGTCCACCCCCACGAGGCCGCTGTCCAACCTGGCGACATTCTTTTCCTCCCGCCTCTCTGGCTCCACACCGCCACTCCCACGTCCGACATGAGCGTCGCTGTCAACATCTTCTTCCGTAACCTGGAGAAAGGGTATTCCGTGGGAAGAGACGTGTATGGAAACCGCGACCTGGCCGCTTACGAGAAGGCACGCCAGGACATTGCCCGCATCGGAAGCAGTTTCAGTAAGCTCCCCCTAGACGCCAGGGAGTTCTATATTCGACGCTTGGCGGACGAGTTGCTACAATCCACAAAGAGTTTATAG
- a CDS encoding Autophagy-like protein 18, translating into MANTALNFITFNQDHSCLAVGTSKGFRIYHTDPFSKIFSSDDGNIAIIEMLFSTSLVALILSPRHLIIQNTKRSSVICELTFPSAVLAVRLNRKRLAVVLESEIYLYDISNMSLLFTIPTSPNPGAICALSPSSENCYIAYPLPKPREDSGDKRPAHAPPLSTYVAPTSGEVLVFDTLTLKAVNVIEAHRSPLCCICLNSEGTLLATASETGTIIRVFSVPGGQKLYQFRRGTYPSTIYSMSFNLSSTLLCVSSTSDTVHIFRLGAPPPGNNSAAAASESPASPRQDRWSRSRSYDSANESPVGSAAGSPRSDLAEPAGPSNGGGGGGTQQINRRQSGSFSSMLRRSSQIMGRSVAGVVGSYLPQTVTEMWEPLRDFAYIKIPKPSNSPTGPVRTGSGNMSGAQLPSGPLRSVVAMSSSSPQVMVVTSDGGFYVYNIDMEHGGEGYLVKQFSVIDGDDKLDSSSYGT; encoded by the exons ATGGCGAACACCGCCCTTAACTTCATTACCTTCAACCAGGATCACAGCTGTCTGGCCGTCG GTACATCCAAAGGCTTCCGGATCTACCACACCGATCCGTTCTCCAAAATCTTCAGCAGCGATGATGGAAACATTGCCATCATTGAGATGCTGTTCTCGACTTCTCTTGTTGCCTTGATCCTCTCGCCGCGACACTTGATTATCCAAAACACAAAG AGGTCCTCGGTCATCTGCGAACTCACCTTCCCATCCGCCGTGCTTGCCGTGCGTCTGAACCGTAAACGCCTCGCTGTTGTCCTCGAGTCCGAGATTTACCTTTACGACATTTCCAACATGAGCCTCCTTTTTACGATCCCCACCTCTCCGAACCCGGGCGCCATCTGCGctctctcaccctcctcgGAGAACTGCTACATCGCATACCCCTTGCCGAAGCCACGTGAGGACTCAGGTGACAAGAGACCGGCTCATGCGCCCCCTCTGTCGACATACGTTGCGCCGACGTCTGGCGAGGTTCTGGTTTTCGATACGCTCACCTTGAAGGCTGTGAACGTCATTGAGGCCCATCGCTCGCCTCTCTGCTGCATCTGTCTCAATAGTGAAGGAACACTTCTAGCAACAGCGAGTGAGACTGGCACCATCATCCGTGTCTTCTCCGTTCCTGGGGGCCAAAAGCTGTACCAGTTCCGTCGGGGAACGTACCCTTCTACGATTTACAGCATGTCTTTCAACCTCAGCTCTACCCTTCTTTGcgtctcctcgacctctGATACAGTCCACATTTTCCGTCTCGGAGCTCCTCCGCCAGGAAACaactcggccgccgctgcctcAGAGTCGCCAGCGTCGCCTCGCCAGGATCGCTGGTCCAGGTCACGCAGTTATGACAGCGCCAACGAATCGCCGGTGGGCAGCGCGGCAGGGTCTCCGAGAAGCGATCTGGCCGAGCCCGCAGGGCCAAGCAACgggggtggtggcggtggcaCGCAGCAGATCAACAGGCGACAGAGTGGCTCTTTTAGCAGTATGCTCCGGCGCTCATCGCAGATAATGGGCCGTAGCGTGGCCGGCGTTGTTGGCTCGTATCTGCCACAGACCGTGACGGAGATGTGGGAACCCCTGCGGGACTTTGCCTACATCAAGATTCCAAAGCCGTCCAACTCGCCCACAGGACCGGTGCGgaccggcagcggcaacaTGAGCGGAGCGCAACTGCCTAGTGGACCATTGCGAAGCGTCGTGGCTatgagcagcagcagccctcAAGTAATGGTCGTCACGAGTGATGGCGGCTTCTATGTGTACAACATCGACATGGAGCACGGCGGGGAAGGCTATCTGGTCAAACAATTTTC AGTCATTGATGGAGACGACAAATTGGACTCGTCGTCTTACGGAACGTAA